AGTATAGTACCATCAGTATCTTCCTTGTTTGTCCTAGATGATGCCAGATCCTGTGGTGGGTCAGGAAGAAAGAAGTCATCTAGAGAACTAGTGGGGAGTTGGGAAGGTCGAGGTTTTTCCCATTCGAGAGATACAGAAGGTAGGCTGGGGGCAACAGACTTCTCTGGTTTAGTTATGCTCGGCTTCTCAGCTTTTGTCATCTCCTTTGGAGTAGACTCTTGTCTGTAAAAAGAGGGAAGGggtttctctcctttctccatgGACTTGATCTGGCTGGGGGTCAGGGACTGGAACTCAGACTTGTCTCCTTCAAACTTTGAGCGCTCTGCATTTATCTTCCAGAAAGAGGACTCCTCTTCCTTTCTGGGTGCTATCAACCCATCAGAGCCGGGGGTCTTATTGGCCTGAGAAGATTTAGGGACTTGGACGCCAGGTGCTGCTTTAACAGGCTGCCTCTGTTCGTTTTGCATCTGGGCACCACCTTGTTCTTGTATGGATAGAGATGCAACGCTGAACTCCATCTGACTCTGTTCAGGgttaaagaaaaacagtatttcaaaGCCCCTCACGAAGATAGTTTTGACCTTCAGACCTTGATGCATATAGGTAGCACCTTTGCCCACAGTGAGGCAACTCCCAGACAACAGATACACACCAAAGCTAccttattttctctatttttgtagtttcataaaaataataatttttaaaagtctgaagTGCAAGCAAATATAAGAGTCCTAGACCTGCTGCAGATTAGTCAGAGAAAGCAATCAGGCAATCATATTCGAGTTACTCAGTGCATGCACAGCACTAAAACATTAGAAGAGCGACACTAAAACATCAGAACAGCTGCAGATGTATTTTGAAAATCATAGatttttacatgaaaatatTAAGCAAAAAAGCTTTACAGTGTAGTTTAAAAGACAATCTTCCACTACAGCCTTTGAAATAGTTGGCTACAATTCCACCTACTTCCAAGATAAAGGATTAGATGTAGTGGGTATGCACAGGCAAGTCATTTTACAATTCTAATGCAcctctgaaggaaaagaaacatctCCAGCAGGACCAGTTCTTCACCTATTCCAGaaccttgttttgtttttacttgcAGTGCAAATAGCTAGTCATTTCTGATAGGTAACACTGGGTCAAGGAAGCAAGTGTCCACAGTTAATGCATGATACAGATCTTGCAAAAGTCACCTGAAAGCTAACAGTACTTCAAAATGTTCATTTTACTTACCACCACCTCAGTAAAATGATTGTCAACTAGTTGCACACTGTTTAGGCTAATAAAAGTTAAGCCTTATTTCACTCTGAGAAACATGTAACCATCTTTAGGAGCACAGACAGCACCATAGCAAGTGCCAGGAAAGAACAACCTAATGTCTAGACTTTTGTTTGTAAAATGGAacaaataatgcaaaaaaaaaaaaaaaaatttgcatttactGTTACAGCTATGCTGTTGCCTGACTGGGTTTGAAAAAACTCAGACGAGCTGTAACTTTTCCTACAAATGGTTAATAGATACTTTAGAAGTTCATTACAGATTTGTGATGTTTTTTCCCATTCTACTTCATTGCCCAGCCTTTCTGAATAAAACTGCAATAGTATGTATGGGCCTGATTCTAAAACAAGTCCCAGTTGCATATCATTTTCACTAGAAATGTTTGATCTCGAGTCCTACATTATCGTGCATGTTAAGTTCAAAGGGACTCTAGTTCTAGCAGGTCTCACACGACTAGTAGTTAATATTCTGAAACTTCTCATCAAAGAgaaactgttaacccagcaactgattatttataaaacaattttttttaaacagtcagCAGCTGCCTACACATAATTTGACTCATGGACTTACTTCTGACCTTTCTAAAGAATTAGATATATTATTTTTCCAAGGTTATAGGCAAGGAAGCACCAAGCTTCATGTTTTCACTAAGAATATCAAAAGATGCAGAACATAAATAAGCTGGAAGTAATTATAGCTCAGCTAGAGTAAGGTGAGTGCAAGGATACACACAACTCTTACCAAACAGCTCAACACCCCATGCTGCCTGCAAAAAACTAAGAGGAAAACCGTGGtgctccaattttttttttcaacaaaagtCATGACGTAAACCTAAGCGCAGAAGATTTATCCTTAGATAAATTTTGCATAAACAAATTATAGATGCACTGGTGTTGAGGATTATTTACAGTGACTGCCATTCCTTACATTAAAATATAGGGATTTATTTGCCTAAGCTCATTTGGCAGCAGTACTGAATAGCGATTTATCACCCTGAAGTTAAGACGCTTTACGACTTTAGAACTGATAAAATTCCAGCTTAAAAAACCCATAACACAATATAAAATAGACCTGCACTTCTCTACtatccaaaaggaaaaataaaagacagattaaaaaaaaaaatccatcttggAAAGCCTAAATTGTGTATGACTTGTCATGTAGGAATTAAAACAGTGCTACTTTTTATCCTTCAGCAGTCAGCTGCCTTCTGAGTAGACTGTCCCAGGGCTCACACTAGGGATGACAGTAGCTAAAGGCCACCACAGCAGGAGTCACTTTCAGTAGAATGATTCCTTCACCCTCCAGCCCAAGAGAGAGGGAAGGTCAGTGCCCAGAGGGCAGAGAGGCTATCACAACCCCAGATCCACCAGGACAGTGTTGGAAATAAAACCCAGCAAAAACACTGATGGAAGGGAAGCAGGGGTCTGTTAgaacaaaaattagaaaaagtaAACCAACAAGATGGCTCTGCATTTCAATGTCAATAAGACAGACAAGCAAAGCCAAGCCTCCTGAGAAGTTCTTAGACTGTGGAGCTAAAGAtatattttatgttcttttttatGGGTCCAAATATCAACTCAGAGGTCTGGTTTGGAAGTGGCACATTGCTTCTAGAGTGTGACACTGCAGCACAACTTCAAGCAGTTGTGCCTTTCCAACCTGCTCATGGATTCATGTTCTGAAGAAGATGTCCTTTTTGTCCTCTTAGTATGGAGATCATGGAGTGCACCTTTCCATTTTAGAAGACAGGGCCACCTGACATTTAAGATTGCATACTTGTATCATGGTATGCTTTGGAGATCAAACAGTTCATAATCTGACATGGAATAatccaaatgaaaatatttcttcaggaGTTTACGTTCTCCCACAAGGAAGGTAAAGAAGATAAGACTACCCTGACAGGTTCTGAAAGCACTGCATCTCCGGATGATGTAAATACAGCTCCGTGAGGTCAGATGTATAATTCTGCTTCTAGCATTTAGCTCAAGAAGCCAAGAACTTCTGTGGACCAGCCGCAAGATATTCTGTATTCCTTGAAATATATAATGCTTCTATTTGACTTTTGAGGTTACTTAACACAACTAAGCCCCTAAgctaatgaaagaaaatgattAATAGGCAGTATctttcaagtaaaaaaattgGCAATAAAACACCCTCCCCCGCAagataaaacaaaccaaataacAGAACAGCATCATAAGTAGGAAGATAATTTCACACAGAGATGGAGAAGACCCATGTGTGAAACACCCTATGCTGACATCTAAGTAATGAATAGTGCTGAACACTCTAATGAGTCACTAGACACTACAAATGTGATTTTAATTAGTGTTCTGCTCTCAGTTTCTTACATCAGATTGCAAATTGGCAATTGGTTGCgtcagcaggagaaaaaaggaaacaatatttaaaagacagttaccccctgaaaaaaaacatttccttttccttaagGTTTGCCAACCATGAGAATAGCATCTCTCC
This DNA window, taken from Pseudopipra pipra isolate bDixPip1 chromosome 3, bDixPip1.hap1, whole genome shotgun sequence, encodes the following:
- the C3H1orf198 gene encoding uncharacterized protein C1orf198 homolog, yielding MASMAAAIAASRTAVMNGNRPLDERERKRFSYFSSLSPMARKIMAEKERIRERYGPEWERLPPRQQDEIIDKCLVEPHVQARYAAHRGAARPPAPPASYPSLRLNTGQKVVRFGDEDITWQDEHSAPFSWETKSQMEFSVASLSIQEQGGAQMQNEQRQPVKAAPGVQVPKSSQANKTPGSDGLIAPRKEEESSFWKINAERSKFEGDKSEFQSLTPSQIKSMEKGEKPLPSFYRQESTPKEMTKAEKPSITKPEKSVAPSLPSVSLEWEKPRPSQLPTSSLDDFFLPDPPQDLASSRTNKEDTDGTILTDPQMPGQTSTSNVILKTGFDFLDNW